One segment of Panicum virgatum strain AP13 chromosome 3K, P.virgatum_v5, whole genome shotgun sequence DNA contains the following:
- the LOC120697710 gene encoding S-type anion channel SLAH2-like produces MATSEGVQMAAELDGAARGRPSPETLRVTVPSAVIAGFAGKEAVPAAASPAAARGDRAGAPGTEAAYSVSLSVPASPSGLHLAQLGACASVRSDGGDAVRVAPSPAEATPGPDAGHHTAEAAAPQLLKQARFHSQPTLTIRTEEPPLQRMRSVSRSDSTRDRRFDQFKTFSGRLERQLSNLRGVPLPQDPAEVEPADSKISEEETDDDEVPTADRYFAALEGPELETLRPTEVSALPEDEAWPFLLRFPISAFGMCLGVSSQAMLWKALQTEPATAFLRVSPGVNHALWWASVALMGLVSAIYLLKVVFYFEAVRREFHHPIRVNFFFAPWIACLFLVKGLPRPEWTIHHFVWYVLMAPIFCLDLKIYGQWMSGGDRRLSKVANPTNHLAVVGNFVGALLGARMGLREAPIFFFAVGLAHYVVLFVTLYQRLPTNVQLPKDLHPVFFLFVAAPSVASMAWARLCGEFNYGAKIAYFISLFLYMSLVVRINFFRGVRFSLAWWAYTFPMTSAAIATTLYASAVTTVLTRALAVGLSGIASVTVTGVLVATMYHAFVRRDLFPNDVSIAITQRPKAKFSKILAHLRSSGTDVKELVFSVSRHAGSDASSESPSPMARGRCGAEP; encoded by the exons ATGGCGACCAGCGAGGGCGTCCAGATGGCGGCGGAGCTGGACGGCGCCGCCAGGGGGCGCCCGTCGCCGGAGACGCTCCGGGTCACTGTGCCGTCGGCGGTGATCGCGGGCTTCGCCGGCAAGGAGGCGGTTCCAGCGGCCGCTtctccagcggcggcgcgcggtgatCGCGCTGGAGCGCCGGGGACCGAGGCCGCGTACTCCGTCTCGCTCAGCGTGCCGGCGTCGCCGTCGGGCCTGCACCTGGCGCAGCTCGGCGCGTGCGCGTCCGtccgcagcgacggcggcgacgccgtgcgcgtggcgccgtcgccggccgagGCGACGCCAGGGCCAGACGCGGGCCACCACACggctgaggcggcggcgccgcagctGCTGAAGCAGGCGCGGTTCCACTCGCAGCCGACGCTGACCATCAGGACCGAGgagccgccgctgcagcgcATGCGCAGCGTGTCGCGCAGCGACAGCACGCGGGACCGCCGCTTCGACCAATTCAAGACCTTCTCCGGCCGCCTCGAGCGCCAGCTCTCCAACCTCCGCGGGGTGCCGCTGCCGCAAGACCCGGCCGAGGTTGAGCCCGCCGACTCCAAGATCTCCGAGGAGGAgaccgacgacgacgaggtgcCCACCGCCGACCGCTACTTCGCGGCGCTCGAGGGGCCCGAGCTCGAGACGCTCCGGCCGACGGAGGTGTCCGCGCTGCCCGAGGACGAGGCGTGGCCGTTCCTGCTGCGGTTCCCGATCAGCGCGTTCGGGATGTGCCTGGGCGTGAGCAGCCAGGCGATGCTGTGGAAGGCGCTGCAGACGGAGCCCGCGACGGCGTTCCTCCGCGTGAGCCCGGGCGTGAACCACGCGCTCTGGTGGGCCTCCGTCGCGCTCATGGGCCTCGTCTCCGCCATCTACCTGCTCAAGGTGGTGTTCTACTTCGAGGCGGTCCGCCGCGAGTTCCACCACCCCATCCGCGTCAACTTCTTCTTCGCGCCGTGGATCGCCTGCCTCTTCCTCGTCAAGGGCCTGCCGCGGCCGGAATGGACGATCCACCACTTCGTCTGGTACGTGCTCATGGCGCCCATCTTCTGCCTGGACCTCAAGATCTACGGCCAGTGGATgtccggcggcgaccggcggctgTCCAAGGTGGCCAACCCGACGAaccacctcgccgtcgtcggcaACTTCGTGGGCGCGCTGCTGGGCGCCCGGATGGGGCTCCGCGAGGCCcccatcttcttcttcgccgTCGGGCTGGCGCACTACGTGGTGCTGTTCGTGACGCTGTACCAGCGGCTCCCCACCAACGTGCAGCTCCCCAAGGACCTCCACCCGGTGTTCTTCCTCTTCGTTGCGGCGCCCAGCGTGGCGTCCATGGCCTGGGCCAGGCTCTGCGGCGAGTTCAACTACGGCGCCAAGATCGCCTACTTCATCTCGCTCTTCCTCTACATGTCGCTG GTGGTGCGGATCAACTTCTTCAGGGGCGTCCGGTTCTCGCTGGCGTGGTGGGCGTACACGTTCCCGATGACGAGCGCGGCCATCGCGACGACGCTGTACGCGTCGGCGGTGACCACCGTGCTCACCCGGGCGCTGGCGGTGGGGCTCTCCGGGATCGCGTCCGTGACTGTCACCGGCGTGCTGGTGGCCACCATGTACCACGCGTTCGTCCGCCGGGACCTGTTCCCCAACGACGTGTCCATCGCCATCACGCAGCGGCCCAAGGCCAAGTTCAGCAAGATCCTGGCGCACCTCCGCTCCTCCGGCACCGACGTCAAGGAGCTCGTCTTCTCCGTCTCCAGGCACGCCGGCTCCGACGCCAGCAGCGAGTCGCCATCCCCGATGGCGCGCGGCCGCTGCGGGGCAGAGCCGTAG